The following proteins come from a genomic window of Streptomyces sp. GS7:
- a CDS encoding recombinase family protein, whose amino-acid sequence MLIGYARVSTADQNPDHQIDALLRHGVDRGNIHLDKASGAKASRPKLDLVLQLLREGDTLKVTRLDRLSRSVLHLVTLGADLRERGIGLHVIEQGIDTSTMEGRAMFGMLSVLAELQRELIVANTNDGLASARARGRVGGRRPKLTEDQSALAQRLYDEREKTVQQIADMFGVPRSTVYGHLDSTTTVPRQPKKTTPTKP is encoded by the coding sequence CAGATCGATGCGCTACTCCGCCACGGAGTCGACCGCGGCAACATCCACCTCGACAAGGCAAGCGGCGCGAAGGCGTCCCGACCGAAGCTCGATCTCGTCCTCCAACTGTTGCGTGAGGGCGACACGCTGAAGGTCACCCGGCTCGACCGGCTCTCCCGCTCCGTGCTGCATCTGGTGACCCTCGGCGCTGACCTGCGCGAGCGCGGGATCGGGCTGCACGTCATCGAGCAGGGCATCGACACCTCCACGATGGAGGGCCGGGCGATGTTCGGGATGCTGTCCGTGCTAGCCGAGCTCCAGCGTGAACTGATCGTGGCGAACACCAACGACGGTCTCGCCTCCGCGCGGGCCCGCGGCCGGGTCGGCGGGCGCCGACCGAAGCTCACCGAGGACCAGTCCGCGCTCGCCCAACGGCTCTACGACGAGCGGGAGAAAACCGTCCAGCAGATCGCCGACATGTTCGGCGTGCCCCGGTCGACGGTGTATGGCCACCTCGACTCGACCACGACCGTGCCCCGCCAACCCAAGAAGACCACGCCCACGAAGCCCTGA